A stretch of DNA from Phycisphaerae bacterium:
ATCGGCTCAGCGATTACACCAAGCAGGGGAAGATTGTCGTGTTGCAGTGGTTCAATCCGGAATGCCCGTTCATCAAGCTGCACCATGAGAAGCAGCCCACGATGGCCGACCTGCAAAAGAGCTTCAAGGACAAAGGTGTCGTAATCCTCTCGATCAATTCGACGCACTCGGGTCACGCCAACTACGGCAAGGATGCGGAGGCGAAGAAGAACTGGAAGATCGACTGGCCGATCCTGATCGATGCGGACGGCAAGGTCGGTCACCTGTATGGCGCGAAGACGACGCCGCACATGTTCGTCATCGATAAGGACGGCAAGCTGCGCTATGCCGGGGCGATGGACAACGATCCGCGCAACGAGAAATCGGCGACCGACAAGAAAAACTACGTGCGGCAGGCGCTGGCGTCGATCATCGACGGGGAGAAAGTCGAGACACCCGAGACGAAGCCGTATGGGTGCAGCGTGAAGTACAAGGGCTGAGCGGCTAGATAGGTGATTTGAATCCGGCCCACGGAGTGATCCTCCGTGGGTTTTTTTATGGCGACATTAACAGGGCGGTGAAGATTCGAATATCCCGGCCGTCCGACCATCCATCGTTGTTCAAGTCGGCGATACAACTGGCTGGCGGCGGGCCGACCAGCGCAACGGCGAATGGGGCGACATCGGTGTTGTCGATGAGGCCGTTGGCAGAAAAGTCGCCGGATTGGCACTGACCGGCGGTGAATTCGTGGGCGCCGCGGTCGACGATAGGCGGCGTACCCGCCCCGGTGTCGGCGATAGCAGGGATGTCGGTGCGCCGCATCAGGCCGCCGAAATCGGTCGTCAATGCGACCGGGATGAAAGAATTGCTGCCCGAGTCGATGGAGGGTGAGCCGGGCCGCAAGCGGAGATCGTCATCCGGCGTGCCGGTGGCGTTGTCCTGACCGTCGGGATCGATGAAGCGGGGATCGTCTCCGTTGTTGCCGATGCCTCCGAGGCTTCCGGTCCAGCCTTGGATCGAACAATACTGCACATTGATGGCACCGGTGAAGCTCCACAGTTGGTCGTTCTGGCTGGTCCCCCATTGGGTGCCGTTGTCGCGGAGGATGGAGTTGGCAAGCGTCGGGCCATTCGAGTCGTTAGCGATCGCGCCGCCGACAAATCCGGCGTAATTGCCGACGAAAGTACAGTTCACGATCGACGGGCTGCTGTTTGCAAACGTGGTCATGGCGCCGCCGTAATTTGCGGTGGCGGTGTTGTAGCTGAAGATGCAGCCGGCGATGACCGGGTTGCTGCCGTTCACCATATCGAAGGCCCCGCCGTGCGTATCGGCGAGATTGTCGTAAAAGCCGCAGTTCAGGAATGTCGGGGATGATCCATC
This window harbors:
- a CDS encoding thioredoxin family protein; this translates as MIKTHRTFVIWAMALAVCVALAGASLAIAGPKTKHMPGAESATATVGELAPDFVLKDTDGKSHRLSDYTKQGKIVVLQWFNPECPFIKLHHEKQPTMADLQKSFKDKGVVILSINSTHSGHANYGKDAEAKKNWKIDWPILIDADGKVGHLYGAKTTPHMFVIDKDGKLRYAGAMDNDPRNEKSATDKKNYVRQALASIIDGEKVETPETKPYGCSVKYKG